A genomic window from Salvia hispanica cultivar TCC Black 2014 chromosome 5, UniMelb_Shisp_WGS_1.0, whole genome shotgun sequence includes:
- the LOC125186021 gene encoding glucan endo-1,3-beta-glucosidase 8-like — protein MSRSIVVVGLWWCLLVLRAEGLGVNWGTMANHKLPPKTVVQLLKDNGITKVKLFDADQSTMSALAGSGIQVMIAIPNAELSSMNNYNRAKEWVRRNVTRYNFQGGVTIKYVAVGNEPFLTSYNNSFLNTTFPALANIQNALNEAGVGDSIKATVPLNADVYGSPETNPVPSAGRFRPDILPQMTQIVQFLGKNKAPFTINIYPFLSLYANEHFPVDYAFFDGVSNPIADNGIQYTNVFDANFDTLVSSLRAVGLGDMEIIVGEVGWPTDGDRNANINYALRFYRGLLPRLAGNKGTPLRPGYIEVYLFGLLDEDVKSVAPGNFERHWGIFKYDGQPKFPMDLSGQLQDKYLIGAQDVTYLPKRWCMLKPDAKDFTKLGENINFACTFADCTPLGYGSSCNTLDANGNASYAFNMYFQAQGQKDTACGFQGLAMVTDQNISQGNCNFMIQIATTSSSTRFTQFFGATLFLLFLSLL, from the exons ATGTCAAGATCAATAGTGGTAGTAGGATTGTGGTGGTGCTTGTTGGTGTTGAGGGCTGAGGGGCTTGGTGTGAACTGGGGCACCATGGCAAACCACAAGCTGCCGCCGAAAACGGTGGTGCAGCTGCTCAAAGACAACGGGATCACCAAGGTTAAGCTCTTCGACGCCGATCAGTCCACCATGAGCGCCCTCGCCGGCTCCGGCATCCAAGTCATGATCGCTATCCCTAATGCCGAGCTCTCCTCCATGAACAACTACAATCGAGCTAAGGAGTGGGTCCGCCGCAACGTCACCCGCTACAATTTCCAAGGCGGTGTTACCATCAA ATATGTTGCAGTGGGGAATGAGCCTTTCCTTACATCCTACAACAACTCCTTTCTCAACACCACCTTCCCAGCTCTTGCAAACATTCAGAATGCCCTCAATGAAGCTGGCGTAGGAGACTCCATCAAAGCCACCGTGCCTCTGAATGCTGACGTTTACGGCTCCCCAGAGACCAACCCTGTCCCGTCTGCTGGGAGGTTTCGCCCGGATATCCTGCCTCAGATGACTCAGATTGTCCAGTTCTTAGGCAAGAACAAGGCGCCCTTCACGATAAACATCTATCCCTTCCTGAGTCTCTACGCCAACGAACACTTCCCTGTTGATTACGCCTTCTTTGATGGGGTGAGCAATCCCATTGCTGATAATGGCATCCAGTACACCAATGTGTTTGATGCCAATTTCGACACGTTGGTTTCATCGCTGAGAGCAGTGGGACTTGGCGACATGGAGATCATTGTCGGGGAGGTGGGTTGGCCAACGGATGGAGACAGGAATGCCAACATAAACTACGCTTTGAGGTTCTACAGAGGCCTCCTACCGCGTCTTGCAGGCAACAAAGGAACCCCTCTTCGCCCTGGTTACATTGAGGTTTACTTGTTCGGCCTTCTTGATGAGGACGTCAAGAGTGTGGCACCGGGTAACTTTGAGCGCCATTGGGGAATCTTCAAGTACGATGGACAGCCCAAGTTCCCAATGGACTTATCCGGACAACTACAAGACAAGTATCTCATTGGTGCTCAAGATGTAACCTATCTCCCTAAGAGATGGTGCATGCTTAAACCGGATGCCAAGGATTTCACCAAACTCGGAGAAAACATCAACTTTGCTTGTACCTTTGCCGATTGCACCCCCCTTGGTTATGGTTCTTCCTGCAACACCTTAGATGCCAATGGAAATGCATCGTATGCATTCAATATGTACTTCCAGGCCCAGGGTCAGAAAGATACTGCATGCGGTTTCCAGGGGCTCGCCATGGTTACTGATCAGAACATATCTCAAGGAAACTGCAATTTCATGATTCAGATAGCTACTACGTCGTCTTCCACGCGATTCACACAGTTTTTCGGAGCCACCTTATTTTTGCTCTTCCTCTCGCTCTTGTAG
- the LOC125191125 gene encoding T-complex protein 1 subunit theta-like: MVGFSMQPYGIQSMLKEGHRHLSGLDEAVIKNIDACKQLAVITRTSLGPNGMNKMVINHLDKLFVTNDAATIVNELEVQHPAAKLLVLAGKAQQEEIGDGANLTVSFAGELLQNAEELIRMGLHPSEIIVGYTKAINKTTEILEEMVETGSENMNVRDKDEVITRMRSSVASKQFGQEEKLCSLIAEACIQVCPKNPANFNVDNVRVAKLLGGGLNNSLVVRGLVLKSDAVGTIKRMENAKVAVFVGGVDTTATETKGTVLIHSADQLESYAKTEEAKVEELIKAVADSGAKVIVSGAAVGEMALHFCERYKLMVIKISSKFELRRFCRTTGAVAVLKLSQPNPDDLGYVDSVSVEEIGGARVTIVKNEQGGNSISTAVLRGSTDSILDDLERAIDDGVNSYKAMCRDSRTVPGAAATEIELAKRLKEFSLKETGLDQYAIAKFAESFEMIPKTLAENAGLNAIEIISSLYAEHASGNTKVGIDLEEGACKDVSALKIWDLYITKFFALKYAADAACTVLRVDQIIMAKPAGGPRPPAQGAMDED, encoded by the exons ATGGTGGGTTTCTCGATGCAGCCCTACGGCATACAGTCCATGCTCAAAGAGGGCCATCGCCATCTCTCCGGCCTCGACGAAGCCGTCATCAAAAACATCGACGCTTGCAAGCAGCTTGCCGTCATCACTCGCACCTCCCTCGGTCCCAATG GTATGAATAAGATGGTTATCAATCATTTGGATAAGCTTTTTGTCACAAATGATGCTGCAACAATTGTAAATGAGCTGGAGGTTCAGCATCCTGCAGCCAAGCTTTTAGTTTTAGCTGGGAAAGCACAGCAAGAAGAAATTGGGGATGGAGCCAATTTGACTGTTTCTTTTGCTGGGGAACTTCTCCAAAATGCTGAAGAACTTATTAGGATGGGACTGCACCCAAGTGAGATCATCGTTGGTTACACAAAGGCAATTAATAAG ACCACTGAGATACTCGAGGAAATGGTTGAAACAGGTTCAGAGAATATGAATGTGAGAGACAAAGATGAAGTAATTACACGAATGAGATCCTCAGTGGCCAGTAAGCAATTCGGGCAAGAGGAGAAATTATGCTCTCTCATTGCGGAG GCCTGTATACAAGTTTGTCCCAAGAACCCTGCAAATTTCAATGTGGATAACGTAAGAGTTGCAAAGCTATTGGGTGGAGGTTTGAATAATTCTTTAGTAGTCAGAGGCTTGGTATTGAAAAGTGATGCTGTGGGAACTATTAAGAGAATGGAAAATGCCAAG GTTGCCGTTTTTGTCGGGGGTGTTGATACAACTGCAACTGAAACTAAAGGAACTGTTCTTATTCATAGCGCTGACCAG CTTGAGAGTTATGCAAAGACTGAAGAAGCTAAGGTCGAGGAGCTTATCAAAGCAGTTGCAGATTCAGGTGCAAAGGTCATTGTTAGTGGAGCAGCTGTTGGGGAAATGGCATTGCATTTCTGCGAGCGCTATAA GCTCATGGTGATAAAGATCAGCTCTAAATTTGAACTACGACGATTTTGCCGCACCACTGGAGCAGTTGCTGTT TTAAAGCTAAGTCAGCCAAATCCAGATGATCTTGGATATGTTGATTCTGTTTCAGTGGAGGAGATAGGCGGGGCAAGA GTTACTATTGTAAAAAATGAGCAAGGAGGAAATTCTATTTCCACTGCTGTGCTGCGAGGGAGCACTGATAGCATATTGGATGATCTTGAAAGAGCGATCGATGATGGCGTGAATTCATACAAG GCAATGTGCAGGGATAGTCGGACAGTACCTGGAGCAGCAGCTACTGAGATTGAATTAGCCAAAAGACTGAAAGAATTTTCTTTGAAAGAAACAGG GTTGGATCAATATGCAATAGCAAAATTTGCTGaaagttttgaaatgatacCGAAGACATTAGCTGAAAATGCTGGGCTCAATGCTATTGAAATTATATCATCTTTGTATGCTGAGCATGCATCTGGTAACACCAAAGTGGGCATTGATTTGGAGGAAGGTGCCTGCAAGGATGTGTCTGCCTTGAAAATATGGGATCTCTACATCACCAA ATTCTTTGCTCTAAAATATGCTGCAGATGCTGCCTGCACTGTCCTGCGGGTGGATCAG aTCATTATGGCGAAACCAGCCGGTGGCCCAAGGCCGCCTGCACAAGGAGCAATGGATGAAGATTAA